The following proteins come from a genomic window of Zygotorulaspora mrakii chromosome 8, complete sequence:
- the SWD2 gene encoding WD-repeat containing protein SWD2 (similar to Saccharomyces cerevisiae SWD2 (YKL018W); ancestral locus Anc_2.657), with amino-acid sequence MKEIKKVLMLITGSRQRQTREQLELIDFKLQQNMALDISKEKLLKFQAVKSFKFAEKDASPITSLSFDDYGQYLLTSSANDNMHLYHAVSCKFLNTVASKKYGCHTAKFTHAQSECIYSSTMKSFDIRHLNLETNQYLRYFTGHGALVSDIQMSPLNDTFLSASYDESVRLWDLRISKSQAIVPSLVPSCIAYDPSGLVFALGNPENCEIGLYNLTQLKSGPFLVIKVKQNFTRWNKLEFSNDGKYLLLGSSVGKQMILDAFDGSELFELVGTKPFPLREFMDSGSACFTPDGKYTLGTDYDGRIALWNHHGSISNRTLKPQGYIPAVPESCPRTIAFNPKYAMFVTADENVDFYVYEDS; translated from the coding sequence ATGaaagaaattaaaaaagtGCTTATGTTGATCACAGGTAGTAGACAGAGGCAAACAAGAGAGCAACTTGAGTTAATCGACTTCAAACTGCAACAGAATATGGCATTGGATATTTCTAAGGAGAAGTTgttaaaatttcaagctgTTAAGTCATTCAAGTTTGCCGAAAAGGACGCTTCACCTATAACATCTCTGAGCTTCGATGATTATGGTCAATATCTCTTGACCTCTTCAGCAAATGATAACATGCATCTATACCATGCTGTCAGCTGTAAGTTCTTAAATACGGTAGCCTCTAAGAAGTATGGCTGCCATACCGCTAAGTTTACACATGCACAGTCTGAATGTATATATTCGTCCACtatgaaaagttttgataTAAGGCATCTGAATCTTGAAACGAATCAATATTTGAGATATTTCACAGGCCATGGTGCATTGGTAAGCGATATTCAGATGTCTCCGCTCAATGATACGTTTCTCTCTGCATCGTATGATGAGTCAGTTCGATTGTGGGACTTACGAATTTCCAAATCACAAGCGATTGTCCCGAGTTTAGTCCCTAGTTGTATCGCTTATGATCCAAGTGGATTAGTATTTGCGTTAGGGAACCCAGAAAACTGCGAAATAGGGCTCTACAATTTGACCCAGTTGAAGAGTGGACCATTCCTGGTCATAAAAGTGAAGCAGAATTTTACGCGATGGAACAAACTAgagttttcaaatgatgGAAAGTATTTGCTATTAGGATCATCGGTAGGAAAGCAGATGATATTGGATGCGTTCGATGGATCTGAACTCTTTGAATTAGTAGGAACGAAACCATTCCCGTTGAGAGAGTTTATGGACTCTGGATCTGCTTGCTTTACACCTGACGGGAAGTATACGCTTGGTACAGATTACGATGGAAGAATTGCTCTTTGGAACCATCATGGCTCAATTAGTAATAGAACGCTGAAACCTCAAGGATATATACCGGCAGTACCTGAGTCGTGCCCAAGAACCATAGCGTTCAACCCAAAGTATGCAATGTTTGTAACTGCTGATGAAAACGTCGATTTTTATGTATACGAAGACAGttga
- the YVH1 gene encoding tyrosine protein phosphatase YVH1 (similar to Saccharomyces cerevisiae YVH1 (YIR026C); ancestral locus Anc_2.660), producing the protein MTVADAEADIIRIIGGIYIGGIQPIAEHVPLNAIYKITHVLSVIKFQVIPEYLVRKGYIMKNIAINDDDTTDILQYINETNMFLDLCLFPDETEYDPKKVDFKRKPQKNGVYIHCQAGCSRSVAFTVAYLMYRYGFNLKTSLHAVKRKRASAQPNENFMNQLKIFEEMGGDYVIDSHPTYTQWKLTNSAKYDPSGADILSRDDTFAKDEVKDLHKMTPQELAKVTVLRCKKCRQRLAFSTSFINHEPPSRESSEGHFIRRAAGSHRIIDIKESQDQCSHFFVEPLNWMKEELQGKQELEGKFFCPGCSCKVGGYNWKGSRCSCGKWVIPAIHLMRNKVDQVPLKERTLPNMIEFKAEKVNV; encoded by the coding sequence ATGACTGTTGCTGATGCGGAAGCTGACATTATCAGAATTATCGGAGGCATTTACATTGGAGGTATACAACCTATTGCCGAGCATGTTCCTCTGAATGCTATCTATAAAATAACTCATGTTTTATCAGTGATAAAATTCCAAGTTATTCCAGAGTACCTCGTTAGAAAAGGATATATCATGAAAAACATCGCAATAAATGACGACGATACGACCGACATATTGCAATACATCAATGAAACGAATATGTTTTTGGATCTTTGTCTGTTTCCAGATGAGACAGAATACgatccaaaaaaagttgatttCAAACGCAAACCACAGAAAAATGGTGTATATATACATTGTCAGGCGGGATGCTCAAGATCGGTGGCCTTTACGGTGGCCTATCTCATGTATCGATACGGATTTAACTTGAAAACTTCCCTTCATGCAGTCAAGAGGAAAAGGGCATCAGCTCAGCCCAACGAAAATTTCATGAATCAactaaaaattttcgaGGAAATGGGCGGAGATTATGTTATCGATAGTCATCCTACATATACACAATGGAAGTTAACGAATTCAGCTAAATATGATCCTTCAGGCGCTGATATCTTATCTCGCGATGACACATTTGCGAAGGATGAGGTAAAAGATTTACACAAGATGACACCACAGGAACTTGCCAAAGTAACTGTTCTGAGGTGTAAAAAGTGCAGACAAAGACTGGCATTTTCCACCTCGTTTATTAATCATGAACCACCAAGTAGAGAATCATCTGAAGGTCATTTCATTAGAAGAGCTGCAGGTTCACATCGTATTATAGACATAAAAGAATCACAAGACCAATGCTCCCACTTCTTCGTAGAACCCTTAAACTGGATGAAGGAAGAATTACAAGGAAAGCAGGAATTGGAAGGAAAGTTTTTTTGTCCAGGATGCTCCTGCAAGGTTGGTGGATACAACTGGAAAGGCTCCAGATGCAGTTGTGGAAAATGGGTCATTCCTGCGATACATTTGATGAGAAATAAAGTTGATCAAGTGCCACTTAAGGAAAGGACACTACCAAATATGATCGAAttcaaagcagaaaaagtaAATGTATAG
- a CDS encoding uncharacterized protein (similar to Saccharomyces cerevisiae MGA2 (YIR033W) and SPT23 (YKL020C); ancestral locus Anc_2.662) produces MLEGVKSETFFNEAFHYENQANDVDMLDSELLNEFLFRSNDGGEDAERDEEDGNLKNRPKGGLNNDEDAVFDSFINTETLDITGMASNDFMGVQCNYTNDEANGMHSDVSDTLMMKQDTKSTSVTDIEQDIGKNVQLSSDYTKDCQNLVENSLVFGRSEATKTRYVNPLEYIDIDESTLPYKLSVTGLPTVSRVENQIKLDFEVTPPVRQCMVYLPTDCIARQKFYLEKEIDHYPQEFRDQLLYVEAFLLCASNNKTTYVCTRCVKREHRRASRRKSGLSDNMLWCNNENRRAVIFNNKQVFVVKDLDKNEQSKKFDLTARIVCYCRHHKAPEGFKILFVLKNSKGDVLAKNVTSSIMIMDKKPASTSVSSPITAQNTSNTDSGVDTAAENFSTSNSAEVTSSSRRLDSNRNGNGLTPSKYFDGGDLDPMQTDSNNPVLLTVPKEPMLSPTSMSEEGSESHASALERTNESHRMGSCVATTNISRMDNNQRKRLRHQSTQDGFPQRSWSNNSLSSSAAESRPQIMSQNSSQMLRSVADFSPVINPNQPSIQRVIPAQGPINGGIEITLLGSKFKDGLIVKFGENIALSTQCWSETTMVTYLPPASCAGQVFVTVLDSSDPNSSQVSANNKTIFTYVDDTDRQLIELALQIVGLKMNGKLEDARNIAKRIVGNDDGSSTMSSPNISPGNNSGSVQSSMQGHIMYSDEVLLVKVIKSLRVNSNLSMCDNLGRTLVHLASLKGYQSLLSILIKNGARVNDRDLYGFTPLHFACVGGDASVIRLLLQCKADLAIRAKNDITARQIFIANHGKRPEAQSYVKEVLGLFDDTNASDDSSLFSRKFSDSSFHFNTVENESLYSSEVARFTASASRNSDRSEYDESDFEENGDESLLTGDQSELDFDNEVTDNISVVNGNEGRSSMNSSLLNRMLNYLNEDLPKYEDLFPGSPHNEKQKMIEVDNESNEDGIHKTSSAPEDSQASSEDEEDALQLRFNRFFQQKQNFRNDKMLLFFWLPLTVILLSWYTLFKFGQEGDHVHYFTNMVSEYLRVVLAKILLGNERMKTAFKEQLTIFQNTGIMNDLIVAQ; encoded by the coding sequence atgcttGAAGGAGTGAAAAGCGAAACTTTCTTCAATGAAGCTTTTCATTATGAGAATCAAGCAAATGATGTGGACATGCTGGATAGtgaacttttgaatgagTTCTTGTTTAGGTCGAACGATGGAGGCGAAGATGCAGAGCGCGATGAGGAGGATGGAAATCTCAAAAATCGGCCTAAGGGTGGTCTAAATAACGATGAAGATGCCGTCTTCGattctttcatcaataCAGAAACTTTGGATATTACAGGTATGGCTTCTAATGATTTTATGGGAGTGCAATGTAATTATACGAATGACGAGGCAAATGGCATGCATTCAGATGTCAGTGAtactttgatgatgaaacaGGATACAAAAAGTACCAGTGTGACCGATATAGAACAAGACATTGGTAAAAATGTGCAATTATCCTCGGACTACACCAAAGACTGTCAAAATCTTGTCGAAAACTCGTTGGTCTTCGGCAGATCAGAAGCAACGAAAACGCGTTATGTTAATCCGTTAGAGTATATTGATATTGACGAATCGACTTTACCATACAAACTTTCAGTCACTGGACTGCCAACTGTGTCTCGAGTAGAGAACCAAATAAAGCTGGATTTTGAAGTTACACCACCAGTAAGACAATGCATGGTCTACTTACCAACTGACTGTATTGcaagacaaaaattttatttggaGAAAGAAATCGATCATTATCCCCAGGAATTTCGGGATCAATTACTATATGTGGAGGCATTTTTACTGTGTGCATCGAATAACAAAACGACTTACGTCTGCACGCGGTGTGTTAAGAGGGAGCATAGAAGAGCTTCTAGAAGAAAATCAGGATTAAGTGACAATATGCTGTGGTGCAATAATGAGAACAGAAGAGCAGTAATCTTCAATAACAAACAAGTATTCGTGGTAAAAGATTTAGATAAAAATGAACAGtctaaaaaatttgacttGACAGCTAGAATTGTATGCTATTGTAGGCATCATAAAGCTCCAGAGGGTTTTAAGATCCTATTTGTCttaaaaaattccaaaggTGACGTATTGGCTAAAAATGTGACATCTTCAATTATGATAATGGACAAAAAACCGGCTTCGACCTCTGTGTCATCGCCTATTACCGCTCAAAATACGAGCAATACAGATTCTGGTGTCGATACAGCTGcagagaatttttcaacttcgaACTCGGCTGAGGTTACATCTTCTAGCCGTCGTTTAGATTCAAATCGTAATGGAAATGGTTTGACTCCAAGCAAGTACTTTGATGGAGGTGACTTGGATCCTATGCAAACAGACTCTAATAATCCTGTGTTATTGACGGTTCCCAAAGAACCAATGCTTTCTCCCACTTCAATGAGTGAGGAAGGTTCTGAATCGCACGCATCTGCGTTGGAGCGCACAAATGAGTCTCATCGTATGGGTTCTTGTGTAGCTACCACCAATATCTCTCGAATGGACAACAATCAGCGGAAAAGACTGCGTCATCAAAGTACTCAAGATGGTTTCCCCCAAAGATCATGGTCAAATAACTCATTATCAAGTTCTGCAGCAGAGTCTCGACCTCAAATCATGTCTCAAAATTCGTCGCAAATGTTACGATCAGTGGCTGATTTTTCTCCGGTTATTAATCCTAATCAACCTTCTATTCAGCGCGTGATTCCAGCTCAAGGACCAATTAATGGTGGTATCGAAATTACCCTCTTGGGCTCTAAGTTTAAGGATGGACTCATCGTCAAATTCGGTGAAAATATTGCATTATCAACTCAATGTTGGAGCGAAACAACAATGGTTACATATTTGCCTCCGGCATCCTGTGCTGGTCAGGTTTTTGTTACGGTGCTTGACTCGAGTGACCCAAATTCATCTCAGGTCAGTGCAAATAACAAAACAATCTTCACTTATGTTGATGATACGGATAGACAGCTGATTGAGTTGGCTCTACAGATAGTCGGATTGAAGATGAACGGTAAACTAGAAGATGCAAGGAATATTGCCAAGAGAATTGTTGGTAACGACGATGGTTCTTCTACTATGAGCTCaccaaatatttctccTGGAAACAACTCTGGCTCCGTACAGAGCTCAATGCAAGGTCACATTATGTACTCTGATGAGGTTTTACTCGTGAAGGTGATCAAATCGCTTCGAGTAAACTCGAATTTATCGATGTGTGACAACTTAGGTCGAACATTAGTTCACCTGGCATCTTTGAAGGGCTATCAAAGCCTACTATCAATTCTAATCAAAAATGGTGCTCGTGTCAATGATAGAGATTTATACGGTTTTACTCCCCTACATTTTGCTTGTGTAGGTGGTGATGCCTCTGTGATTCGTTTACTGCTTCAATGTAAGGCCGATCTCGCCATCAGGgccaaaaatgatatcaCAGCAAGGCAAATTTTCATTGCAAACCACGGTAAAAGGCCTGAAGCTCAAAGCTACGTAAAAGAGGTCCTGGGATTATTTGATGACACAAATGCATCTGATGATTCAAGTCTTTTCAGTCGAAAGTTTTCCGATTCAAGCTTTCATTTCAATACTGTGGAAAATGAGTCTTTGTATTCATCTGAGGTTGCAAGGTTCACGGCATCAGCAAGTAGAAACTCTGACAGGTCAGAGTATGACGAAAGTGACTTCGAAGAGAATGGGGACGAGAGTCTTTTAACGGGAGACCAATCTGAATTAGATTTTGACAACGAAGTCACAGATAACATATCAGTTGTAAATGGAAATGAAGGTCGTAGCTCAATGAACAGTTCACTCCTGAATAGAATGCTGAACTATCTGAATGAAGATCTTCCAAAATACGAAGATCTCTTCCCCGGTTCGCCACATAAtgagaaacaaaaaatgatagaaGTTGATAACGAATCTAACGAGGATGGAATTCATAAAACTTCATCTGCTCCCGAAGATTCTCAAGCTTCTTCGGAGGACGAAGAGGATGCCTTACAACTTAGATTCAACAGATTTTTCCAGCAAAAGCAGAATTTCAGGAACGATAAAATGCTGCTTTTCTTCTGGCTGCCACTAACGGTTATTCTTCTAAGTTGGTACACTCTCTTTAAATTCGGTCAGGAAGGTGACCACGTTCATTATTTTACTAACATGGTTTCGGAGTATCTGCGTGTTGTCTTAGCTAAGATTTTATTAGGTAATGAGAGAATGAAAACCGCATTTAAGGAGCAATTGacgatttttcaaaatacaGGCATCATGAACGATTTGATTGTTGCACAATAG
- the MAK11 gene encoding Mak11p (similar to Saccharomyces cerevisiae MAK11 (YKL021C); ancestral locus Anc_2.663), whose translation MSGNQFRVIVGSYEHNLLCLSLNLSLSTPVFTPIFHFQAHILSVKCLDTSKRYLVSGSNDEHIRIYDLQKRKELGTLLAHQGSITCLKFSKAKIPSKEENVDEKKISNKWLLSASEDNKIIIWRVKDWENFGTLKGHTARINDLDVHPSNRVAVSVSEDHTIRLWNLMTVKKAAVLKLRGYSQNGQFVRWFGTEGNFFVVALMNKVLIYKTATAKVHCEIDTGKSTIMQLETETLNGVDYIVVGLNNGQVTFYNTTNLDDEEPTIKEAEFTLLGHTNRVKDMKFFTNDYGTYLLTIGSDGKIVVWDMKTREQLAVYDSGERLNCLAIYDENTEKYDTMKKRQAETAEIDEQSEVESDTEELKKAMFGEKPSKKRKRNKKNNVKKVSVQLE comes from the coding sequence ATGTCAGGTAATCAGTTTAGGGTCATTGTAGGCTCTTATGAGCACAACCTTCTCTGTTTGTCATTAAACCTTTCATTGTCAACGCCTGTTTTCACACCTatattccattttcaagCCCACATTTTGAGTGTTAAATGTTTGGACACATCAAAAAGATACCTGGTATCAGGTTCCAATGATGAACATATCAGAATATAcgatcttcaaaagagaaaagaattggGAACTTTGCTCGCTCATCAGGGTTCAATAACATGTCTGAAGTTTTCCAAGGCAAAGATTCCAAGCAAAGAGGAAAATGtagatgaaaagaaaatcagtAACAAGTGGCTACTCTCGGCATCGGAAGATAATAAGATAATCATTTGGAGAGTCAAAGACtgggaaaattttggaactTTGAAGGGACATACGGCACGGATCAACGATCTCGATGTGCATCCTTCCAATAGAGTTGCAGTCAGTGTTAGCGAAGATCACACAATCCGTTTATGGAATCTAATGACAGTCAAAAAAGCTGCAGTGCTGAAATTAAGAGGATACTCACAAAATGGCCAATTCGTGAGGTGGTTTGGTACAGAGGGTAATTTTTTCGTCGTTGCTTTAATGAACAAGGTTTTAATTTACAAGACAGCGACTGCTAAAGTACATTGCGaaatcgatactggaaaaaGCACAATCATGCAGCTTGAAACCGAAACTTTAAATGGGGTTGATTATATAGTTGTTGGTTTGAATAACGGTCAAGTTACCTTTTACAACACCACTAATTTGGACGATGAAGAACCAACAATCAAAGAAGCAGAATTCACTTTGTTGGGGCACACCAATAGAGTAAAAgatatgaaatttttcacaaaCGACTATGGTACATATCTATTGACAATTGGTTCAGATGGTAAAATCGTTGTTTGGGATATGAAAACAAGGGAGCAACTCGCTGTCTATGATTCTGGTGAAAGACTTAACTGTCTTGCAATCTACGATGAAAATACAGAAAAGTACGAtacaatgaagaagagacaGGCTGAGACAGCGGAAATAGATGAACAGAGTGAAGTGGAGAGTGATActgaagaattgaaaaaggcAATGTTTGGAGAGAAGccatcaaaaaaaagaaaaagaaataagaaaaacaaTGTCAAGAAAGTTTCAGTGCAATTAGAGTGA
- the RAM2 gene encoding bifunctional protein farnesyltransferase/protein geranylgeranyltransferase (similar to Saccharomyces cerevisiae RAM2 (YKL019W); ancestral locus Anc_2.661) produces MFEMTPKMGEFADVEPLSISTGLPDELCEIMYTDEYRELLGIARSLMARGELSERALRLTGRVIDLAPAFYTIWNYRFDILVSLSKDLSNDEKVLRLNEELDWIDEFTLNNPKNYQIWSYKQCILQNHPSPVLKRELPILKFMLDEDTKNYHVWSFRKWCILFFNDFSNELEFADSMVERDVYNNSAWTHRMFILKNLKPTAVEIKTEVEYIMRKINYVPQNISPWTYLRGIYENFLASKYDNNIVEFAKKFTSNVTDLDFEDPNVKLPDIESSYSLEFLAHIYSLQKTTIINAKRAYMGLSSKYDPIRKFYWDSQISRLH; encoded by the coding sequence ATGTTCGAGATGACGCCAAAAATGGGAGAGTTTGCAGATGTGGAGCCATTATCGATTTCAACAGGGTTGCCTGACGAGTTATGTGAAATAATGTATACGGACGAATACCGCGAACTTCTGGGTATTGCCAGGTCTCTAATGGCTCGCGGAGAGCTCAGTGAAAGAGCTTTGAGGCTCACTGGGAGGGTCATAGATCTCGCTCCAGCCTTTTACACCATATGGAACTACAGATTTGACATTCTGGTATCTTTGAGCAAAGATTTGAgcaatgatgaaaaagtgCTTCGGCTgaatgaagaattggaCTGGATCGACGAGTTTACTTTAAATAACCCCAAAAACTACCAGATATGGTCATATAAGCAGTGTATATTGCAAAATCATCCAAGTCCAGTTCTGAAAAGGGAGCTACCGATTCTGAAATTCATGCTTGACGAAGACACCAAAAATTATCACGTCTGGTCTTTTAGAAAATGGTGTattctatttttcaatgatttctCCAATGAACTGGAGTTTGCAGATTCAATGGTGGAAAGAGACGTTTATAACAACAGTGCTTGGACGCACCGAATgttcattttgaagaacttGAAGCCCACCGCCGTAGAGATCAAAACCGAAGTGGAGTACATCATGCGCAAGATCAATTACGTACCACAGAACATATCGCCTTGGACATATCTAAGAGGAATTTACGAGAATTTTTTAGCCAGCAAGTATGATAACAATATCGttgaatttgcaaaaaaattcactAGTAATGTAACAGATTtagattttgaagatccAAACGTGAAGTTACCGGATATAGAGTCCTCATACtcattggaatttttggcACATATATATTCTCTGCAAAAAACAACCATAATTAATGCAAAAAGAGCATACATGGGGCTCAGCAGCAAATACGATCCTATAAGGAAATTCTACTGGGATTCGCAAATATCAAGACTCCACTAA
- the MCO12 gene encoding Mco12p (similar to Saccharomyces cerevisiae YKL018C-A; ancestral locus Anc_2.658): MSVKSLLHWGFDLTLIAMVLAAFRQNTGYVFAYEHYGIGSHVYKLLSCGEWCYNTFCNYAINSRYFRKQLPRDKFKNPRIREVEELSRSDL, encoded by the coding sequence ATGAGTGTAAAAAGCTTGCTACATTGGGGATTTGACCTGACCTTAATAGCCATGGTGCTGGCTGCTTTCAGACAAAATACAGGCTATGTATTTGCGTATGAACATTATGGGATAGGAAGTCACGTATACAAATTACTTTCATGTGGTGAATGGTGTTATAATACATTCTGCAACTATGCTATAAACTCTAGATACTTCAGGAAACAACTTCCAAGAGACAAATTTAAGAACCCAAGGATAAGAGAGGTAGAGGAATTGAGCAGGTCGGATCTTTAA
- the MND2 gene encoding Mnd2p (similar to Saccharomyces cerevisiae MND2 (YIR025W); ancestral locus Anc_2.659), with product MTLMSHDEIPLSDLPLFRDIKEDLSIQQQEQQALKNNKQPRFSQTTRNKTQISRNTQQGNNSRGTQYVPPLSAYSANEEAPYFPSGRHTSAGRFDELSMRYEQTQQRFKSIRTLGWSFLTPLGINSSIQGRKEKRLNEMHRVPDEPTALGDDGRLRNLTLPTDFQENGSDTNFHDLEINNEHDFGPEEMTDGNRGGEDNVDTGGHNDDSVNHEEDDDDDDNDDDASYDYDAEFARVEDEHEHEEQEERRHYSNRRIVRDVTIQQFVETSHVDRNPYEIDEEYEESHSNVDNGDSGDFTEIPWVDVSDTVQSVDSSRVTSLNSHIDRQAVPGRNLRRHRHVPDNNSDQSIDSIRQ from the coding sequence ATGACATTGATGAGCCATGATGAGATCCCTTTAAGTGACCTGCCACTATTTCGTGATATAAAAGAGGATCTTTCGATACAGCAACAGGAGCAACAGGCGCTTAAAAACAACAAGCAGCCCAGATTCTCTCAAACTACTAGAAATAAGACTCAGATATCCAGAAATACTCAACAGGGAAATAACTCGCGAGGTACTCAATACGTGCCGCCATTATCGGCGTATAGCGCCAATGAAGAAGCTCCGTATTTTCCTTCTGGAAGACATACTTCTGCGGGCAGATTCGACGAGCTTAGCATGAGGTATGAGCAAACACAACAGAGATTTAAGAGTATACGAACGCTAGGTTGGAGTTTTCTTACACCTCTCGGTATTAACAGTAGCATTCAAGGTCGAAAAGAGAAGCGGCTCAATGAAATGCATAGGGTTCCAGATGAGCCTACAGCATTGGGCGATGACGGAAGACTAAGAAACTTAACGCTACCGACAGATTTTCAGGAAAACGGATCAGACACTAATTTTCATGATCTTGAAATTAATAACGAGCATGACTTTGGACCTGAAGAGATGACAGATGGCAATCGTGGAGGTGAGGATAATGTTGATACTGGTGGTCACAACGATGATAGTGTGAACCatgaagaggatgatgatgatgatgataatgacgACGACGCCTCATACGATTATGATGCAGAATTTGCACGTGTGGAGGATGAACATGAGCATGAGGAACAAGAGGAACGAAGACATTATAGCAATAGAAGAATAGTTAGAGATGTCACTATACAACAATTCGTTGAGACGTCGCATGTTGATCGAAATCCGTATGAAATAGATGAAGAGTATGAGGAGAGCCATTCAAATGTGGATAACGGTGATAGCGGAGATTTTACCGAAATTCCATGGGTTGATGTATCCGATACGGTTCAAAGTGTCGATAGTTCAAGAGTGACAAGTTTAAACAGTCATATTGATCGCCAGGCCGTTCCAGGGAGGAATTTGAGGAGGCATAGGCATGTTCCAGATAATAATAGTGACCAAAGTATCGATTCGATACGTCAATGA